The Elaeis guineensis isolate ETL-2024a chromosome 14, EG11, whole genome shotgun sequence genomic sequence ACTTTTTAAAACAGTTTAAAACTCccattttttctttcaataaatagacccaagttactcgactaaaacaatcaatgaaGGTAACAAACCACCTATGGCCCTTGAGAGTATTGGTACTACatggtccccatacatcagagtGAATTAAAGCAAAAGGTTGAGAACTTCTAATTCCAGATATAGAAAATACTGCTCTGGTGTGTTTAGCCAATTCACAATGATCACaaactaacaaatttttattgcatttagttGATAAAGATGGAAATAAGCGACTAAGAATAGAAAAAAGAATGTGACCCAGCCTACGATGATGTAACATAAGTTCTGAAGTGGCACCTTCAGCAGACAATGCATACCCCATCAAAGAAGAGCTCATACTTTTCTCATCAGTTGATAGATAATAGAGTCCATTGTGCATTCTACCACCCCCAAGTATCTTCCCCGTTCTCTGCTCCTGAAATAGACAATGTGAAGGCCAAAAAGTGACAGAGCAGTTCAAATCTCTAGTAACAGAGCTGATAGAGAGTAAATTTGTAGGAAAGGATGGAACAtgcaatactgatgataatcttaaGTTAGGAGTACAGTCAATGGATCCTTTTTTTGAAACAGGGATAAAAGATCCATCAGCTATTCTGACCTTGTCATGTCCTGAACATGGTGAATATGAAATAAAACTATTAGGTGCCCCTGTCATGTGACTGGATGCTCCTGAGTCTATTACCCAGGAGTTAGATGTCCCGCAAGTAAATGCATGTGATAACTTATATGAAGTACCTGAGTGTGCAAAAAGAGAGGAATCAAGATATTCGTCCTGGTGGCTAGACTGCTCCAGAGTAGAAGGTGTGGTGTTAGAAGATGATTCATACTTTTCCATCATTCGTCGGAAGGTCTGATACTCCTCTGTAGATAAGCTGTGTATAGCACCCTCGGTCTCTTCAGAGAGATTGGCTTGGGCAGGTCCACGAACATGATTCTGTCCTCCAGTTCTTCCACCACTACGACGACCACCACGGCCCCGACTACCACGCCCAGGCTGATTTGGGCAGCCATGGAGATCCCAGCAAAATGCCTTAGTGTGCCCAggctttttacaatgaaaacaaACATTCTCACCTACTTGCTGTGGCTGTACGGTAAGGGCTGATCTTATAGAActattggagtcagaagtcactcGTCGCCGTGTCTCCTCGCTTAAAACAGTAGAGAAAACTTGACCTAAACTAGGTAAAATATCTCTGACGAGGAGCTGAACTCTGACAGATTCATATTCCGGATTCAGACCATATAGAAAGTCCTGGACCCGTTCTTCTTCTAAATATTTCTGAAATCCATCAACATCGATGGAACATTGTGGAGCAAAATTTCTATAATGATCAGCTTCGGACCAAAGACGTTTCAACTCGGTGGCATATTCAGTGATAGATAAATCTCCCTGACGAAGCTGACGCAATTGAGAACGGATCTCAAATGCTTGAGCAGAATTCTGCTTCTGTGAGAATATTTGGGCCACCGTCTCCCAGACTTCCTGTGCAGTCTCCAGCAGTTGCACACTTCTTGCCACATTTGGTGTCATGGTATTTAGAAGAAATGCTAGAACaacagagttctccattctccattgagccatatcctgctcattattagCAGGTTTCTTCTTTGTGCCGGTGAGATATCCCTCCAAGCCTCGCCCTTGTACAAGTAGACGAGTGCTCCTCTCCCATTGTAAATATGTCGTTGGGCCATCAAGTTTTACAACCACTTGAAGAGCATTCAGCGATCCACTATCTCTTGACGAACCCCCTGATCGAGTGGCAACTGTAATAAGCCGATCCAGCAGaccttcaagatcttgcatagtaATTGGATTGGCCATACAAACAAAATGATAATCTCACTGACACACTATCAATGAATCACCAGACACACGAATTACCGGACACACCGTAAACACATGCTTCTTAAGTATCTAGGCATAAaagttctccattttttttttttggtaaatgaaataaaagaaagTGTCAAAAAAAGGAAGCTGTGGCTTTTACCGATTATGTATCCCGTGAAGCACGGGATTGCTGCCGCCACCTCGCCGGCGACGCCGTCGGGggctggaggaggaggaagaggatatATTGCAGTGGCCGCCACGACGCCGGCCGGGAGGTGGAGAAAGGGGTTTTGGCCGGGAAGGAAGAGGTTTCGGCCGGGAAGAAAGATGGGACTCGGAAGGACTCGACGGATGCCGGCGAAGGGGTTTCGGCCGGGAAGAAAAGGGGGGTTGCGGTGGCGATGGCTGCGGATGGACTTGGCAGATGCGGAGGCTTTGGAGGGGCTTCGGTCGGGGCTGCGGATGCCGACGAAGAGGTTTCGGCCGGGAAGAAAGGGTGCGGTGGCGATGGCTACGGATGGATTTGGCGGATGCGGAGGCTTTGGAGGGGCTTCAGCCGGGAAGAAGGGGCTCGACGGAGGCTCGACGGAGGCGGTCGGTGAGAAAGAGCGCTGTGATGGCTGTGGTGGCGACCGGGAAGAACGTTGACGCCGGAGTTTCGAAGGGGTTTCGCAGGCGCCCGAGAAGAAAGATGGCAGCAGTTTGctgtgaagagagaaaaaataataataataatgaaaacgAGGGCAGAGGTGGGCAGAGGAaaagaggtttttttttttctttaagaaggGGAAGGAAAAAAGAATGGATCAGAACCCGGAAGCTCTGATATCatgatgaaaaagagaaagagatatttatttttatttttcttcactcTAAATCAAAAGTGTGTACAAAgacctataaatacaaatatgtagacccaaatatagatagagaataacaagaatatgccaaagaataatcaagaatatgctaCGGAATAAATCTCTGGAcctttaattagatttttttcaattaaattcaATCCTTTCAATAATACTCCAGTGCCAAATGCTTTTATCATGCATTGTGGCAGTTCATTAgaatatggtggagtatgtacactttgttactaatgaaaaaatttcaacaagaaatttaaaatttctcCAGAGACATAACTTATAGAACTTCTATCATTCTGCATGTACCCGATGAATTTTCCAACTTCTTGTCTTCATAGGGTTGGTTTCGTTAGTCACGGGATGTTTTGAATGGTAAGAACAAGGTAGTGACAAAAATGTAGCGTTGTCTGACTACAAACTTCATTATGGGATTAGTTTTGTGGGACGACACATCTATGACACTACATCTCATCAATTGTGCATGACTACATACGACAAGACCATTAGACAACTTAACATTCAAATGAGAGTGCAACTTCTTGTTCCACCAACAAACATGTCCTGAAGACTTTGGCAAGTTCCCAAAAGAAAAGACACTCAAGTTAAATCTGCGGTAAGATGAGCATGTCAGGACACATTAGTTATGCTTTTTGGCTGTCAGATTTAAACGACTGGTAGGAAGAAAGCCATTTTTTACGCCTGGAATTTCACTCTGCATAAAAGTGGTCGATTTCACTGAAGAAAGGAGGGCAAGGAAAGCCAGTCGATTTCACTGAAGAAAGGAGGGCAAGGAAAGCCAGTGATCGACAAGAGAAACAAGGTTAAAAAAAGAGACTTCCGTATAAGTACAGGATCAAGGGATAACTCCTATATTACAATATGAGTTTAAAGACCATCGGCTGAAGCTCTCTATTAATTTTAAGTAAACCAAGCAAAGGGAGTGGAACAACAAGTTAGATGAATGCGTAAAAGAATAGCTTTAACTAGAGTCTAATCAAGCCGAGATTGATCAAGCTTGGTTTAAAATTAACTTTGAGCTTGAACTTTAAGTTCAAGCTTTATTTATTTGTCACTATTTCGAGCCTAATTCAAGCTTAATTCCAAGTTGAGCCAAACATGAGTCTAATTGATCAACTTGATAATCCTCTACAAAGCTGAAATATTAATTGGAGTATGAATCAAGCTTGGTTCaagcttgattcaatcaaatatataatagatgctatataatattatatgtatatataacagATCATATACAACCAATATATGTTGAAGCCTTATCTACCCGAGGTTGATCGAGCCAAGTCAATCTTCAGCTCAGCTTGAAATGAATTTTGAGTCCATTTTGTTAGTTCTAGCTTGGTTTGTTTATTTGCTTTGAACTCTTCTCGAGTCAAACCAAAGCCGAGCCCGAGCTGTTTGGTTCCCATCACTGCAATGGGTACCTCAATGATGATGGTCATTAGACAATCAGACTTTAAGCTTCTTGACACTTTGGCATCAAATAAGCATAATTTCATATATCCACTAATGACAAGATGTTTCCTTGACTATAAAGAAAAGTATGGAAGAAATCTTCAGCACTAACCTAAAGGAAGCAGCACGACTAACCTAACCTACATTCTCTTTAGCACTCTAGGACTGATAGGCATGTAAAGGGGACCCCTTTTGTCCACCCAACTTCTCTAGCTTCCATAAGGTGGAAATGAAAgatgctttatttatatattcGGTGCAGCTGGCTTCATGACATCGGTGGTCATGTATCATGTTCTCCAAGAAAACATGAAGATGAATGAACTTCTGTAGTACATACTAATTTTAGAGAGGTGTTTAAATGTACAATCATTTAGTATCTTATGTGTTGACTTAGGTATTTGTTGAATGAAGTCACATGCTATGTTAAATGAAAGAACCTTTGTAAGAAAATCTTCTTATAATAGTTCTTGATGAACCAGATCCCATTAAACGGGAACCTTTCTAGACCAATGAAATAAAGTGACAGTTACTCGACATGATCACATGACGTTCAACACAAAAATGATAAACTGATCTATAACTCTTAACCCAAGCTATCATAACACGTAAACTCTAGATTTCGGTGTAGAAACATTTTCGCAACTTGTGGACAAGGAGAACCTATCAACTGAAGACTTCGGGCATTACATGATCCTTAGATATCTCAAAAAGAAATTCCCAACTATTACTTGAATATAATGGTCTAGTTTCATTTTGATGGTAggcaattaatttaaataataccttTTCTTTAAGGTAATCTTCAGTGGTGCTTCTTGATATCTCAAGCTCTAAAGGATGCTTGATTACGGATATAGTTGTATTCTTCACCCTAGAACTGAGTAAAAGTAATCGATGATCATTAGCAAGGCTAGTCACATACATACAAATCTCAAAGCTTGTTCTGCAATAAATCCAAGAAAATCCAAATAAAGAAGAAGTCATCTGTCATTATACATGTCATTAACAAGTACTGAATTTAAAAAGACCATATCAGCGAGTACACAagtgcatgattttttttttctatatgctAATTCTTCACTCTAAAATGCATCTGAATAGTCCAATTGTTGGGAATATAATATATTTCTGAAGGTTATCTGCAAGTAATTCACCTTGGATTTTTCTTCGTGTTGGGAGCTAATGACAGATTACTCCTAAGCGTTGTTGCTGCTTCCATCATGTAATCATACGCTCATAAAATTGTGTTGAAGGCTTCTTTCATAATGATGGCCAGAATAAGCAGCAAACAAAGAACATAAATGACATCAGGAGATGCATGGTGGCCTTTTGTTTTTTCCCTGCAGATGCATTTAAGAGTTGCAAAACTTCTCCATTAAGCAACTTGTCTGACAATGAACTTTATTGCAATGCATGTTCCTCAGAACAAGTGGCCATTCGAATGGTAGAAAAAGAACATTGAAAAGCACACAGCCTTGCAACCTTTCCTGTATACCACTTGCTCATCTTTTTCAAGTTTTTCCTGATTCGTCTGCAGATAAAAGCTGCAGCCAGGACAGGATCATACTCGGCAACATGTGATATAATTTGTAATATGCTCTATGTATTTAACTGCACCATATTTGTCAGCAACAGCAACTTTTCATATGGCTGTTACGCACAATCTACCTCTTTCATGAGTATAACAAAAGATCAAATTCTGATGTATATTAGTAATTTCAGAAGGTCAACAATCATGCA encodes the following:
- the LOC140853665 gene encoding uncharacterized protein; the encoded protein is MANPITMQDLEGLLDRLITVATRSGGSSRDSGSLNALQVVVKLDGPTTYLQWERSTRLLVQGRGLEGYLTGTKKKPANNEQDMAQWRMENSVVLAFLLNTMTPNVARSVQLLETAQEVWETVAQIFSQKQNSAQAFEIRSQLRQLRQGDLSITEYATELKRLWSEADHYRNFAPQCSIDVDGFQKYLEEERVQDFLYGLNPEYESVRVQLLVRDILPSLGQVFSTVLSEETRRRVTSDSNSSIRSALTVQPQQVGENVCFHCKKPGHTKAFCWDLHGCPNQPGRGSRGRGGRRSGGRTGGQNHVRGPAQANLSEETEGAIHSLSTEEYQTFRRMMEKYESSSNTTPSTLEQSSHQDEYLDSSLFAHSGTSYKLSHAFTCGTSNSWVIDSGASSHMTGAPNSFISYSPCSGHDKEQRTGKILGGGRMHNGLYYLSTDEKSMSSSLMGYALSAEGTQFDVEIKILRSDNGTEYINQEFRAYLQTHGILHQTTCVDTPAQNRGTRSIVPPARYRYDITNYVSYKNVSPSYQSFIAALDSVCIPSTWQKAMAEPKWKEAMLEEMTALSKNQMWDLVTLPAGKHPLDVKNAFLHGDLQEEVYMQIPPGFETRATIEKVCKLKRLLYGLKQSPRTWFDRFSRTVKGMGYKQSNADDTLFYRHLKGKKTILLVYVDDIVEGFTNADWAGSLDDRRSTSGYCTYVGGNLVTWRSKKQSVVARSSAEAEYRAMALGICELLWLQKLLQELQLLNKFPLRLYCDNKAAIEIVSNPIQHDRTKHIEIDRHFIKEKINQGQICITYIRSSDQVADILTKGLSSLSFSGLTDKMGL